The DNA region CCCTCCCAGAGCAACGAGTTCACTTGGTCCAAGGCCTCCTCATGCGAGATCCCGACCTCGTCGAGTTCAGCGGGCCGGCCTAGCACCAGCCCCATTTGCCGAAATAGCATCGCAACGAAGCGCGTGTTGAATGCCTTGATCTGACCCGCACGAACCGCGTCGTCGAGGTAGGTGGTGAACTGCTCGATCTGGCTGCGGTAGATGCCCTCGTAGACGCGGCGTGTGGACTCGTAGTCGCCGATGTCTCTACGAAACACATTCGACATTTGTGACGAAAGGCGCACGGTCGCGTCGTGATACCGTCTCGCGATCTCAACCGCTGTGGGAGCCGATTCGGCCTCCGCCTTGATCTGCGCGAGCGATCTGTCGGCCCACCGCTTGATCGCCGAGACAACGAGGCTCTCCTTGCTCGGGGCGATCCGGTACAGAGTGCCCGTCGAGCATTTCAGGCGACTGGCCATCTCCGAGACCTTCAGCGACGCGAACCCCTCGGCTGCGATGAGTTCCATCAGCCCA from Coriobacteriia bacterium includes:
- a CDS encoding TetR/AcrR family transcriptional regulator; translation: MAAKRLASDRTATILDGLMELIAAEGFASLKVSEMASRLKCSTGTLYRIAPSKESLVVSAIKRWADRSLAQIKAEAESAPTAVEIARRYHDATVRLSSQMSNVFRRDIGDYESTRRVYEGIYRSQIEQFTTYLDDAVRAGQIKAFNTRFVAMLFRQMGLVLGRPAELDEVGISHEEALDQVNSLLWEG